The proteins below come from a single Desulfovibrio oxyclinae DSM 11498 genomic window:
- a CDS encoding BRO-like protein — translation MGSVIPFDFDGSAVRVVMREDEPWFVAKDVCGVLDIGNSRQAVSRLEEDEKGVITSDTLGGSQKVSAVSESGLYALIFTSRKPEARRFRKWVTSEVLPAIRKHGRYESCGTTGLPGDVPDFSLRLKPALRAQAMHTAVQTARLDGGSEQDVKRLYLEYCGLFCARGTADFETSDPSLTAFIEARCALGSRLMVTKDRLFSAYQEFCSEEDWPTLRRETFFREIRGMLDKIRVIRPRSHGRKRCVLGIGLMKK, via the coding sequence ATGGGTAGCGTGATCCCGTTCGACTTTGACGGCAGTGCCGTGCGCGTCGTCATGCGCGAGGACGAGCCGTGGTTCGTGGCGAAGGATGTTTGTGGGGTGCTTGATATAGGGAATAGTCGTCAGGCGGTGTCGCGACTTGAAGAGGATGAAAAGGGTGTCATTACTAGTGACACCCTTGGCGGTTCCCAGAAAGTCTCCGCCGTTTCCGAGTCCGGCCTTTACGCCCTGATCTTCACCAGTCGCAAGCCCGAAGCGAGGCGGTTCCGCAAGTGGGTCACTTCGGAGGTGCTGCCCGCCATCCGCAAGCATGGCCGGTACGAGTCATGCGGGACAACCGGACTGCCCGGAGACGTGCCGGATTTCTCGCTGCGGCTCAAACCCGCGCTGCGGGCGCAGGCCATGCACACCGCGGTGCAGACCGCCCGGCTGGACGGCGGGAGCGAGCAGGACGTGAAACGGCTCTACCTCGAATATTGCGGCTTGTTCTGCGCACGAGGCACAGCGGACTTTGAGACCTCGGACCCCAGCCTGACCGCGTTCATCGAAGCGCGCTGCGCCCTCGGCTCACGGCTGATGGTGACGAAAGACCGGCTGTTCAGCGCCTATCAGGAGTTCTGCAGCGAGGAAGACTGGCCCACCCTGCGGCGAGAGACTTTTTTTCGTGAAATCAGGGGGATGCTTGACAAAATCCGCGTTATTCGGCCCCGGAGCCATGGCCGCAAGCGCTGCGTTCTCGGCATTGGTTTGATGAAAAAGTGA
- a CDS encoding phage portal protein: MKYGDLDLWTRMRATMMALSDPRKAARFVNERMQFLAYKAADRKGANARWLPGNRSEDAELRRDGRLVTARARDLVHSSPHVFGAIERIAANVVFCGIRAQAEAKRADGSLDTEINRRVESQWKRWAEHPHVRFYELQELAVRHCWTDGGLLAHYYVDTDLLRDGVVPLGIELIEMDQIDTSVHGPLPGGTVARRGIEYNAKGHPVAYHLHTEHPGDAEVLSFSSFGSVRIPVENLNHIFLRRRISQSTGASWLASVVPDMRDLNEYRDSERIAARLVSAFGFFVSSPTPEAQPEDFMSTWPEDTVEPGDFIEPGRVQFLPDGAEIKGTGFDRPGNTYEPFVRDTLRGASVGMGMSYEAASNDYTGASYSSARSASLEERRGYRKQQHFINRRFNTPTWNWWISLLSMSGLEPDAPANVPVRWQNPGWPWVDPLKDSKSAELELKLGITSMTRIAADRGHDLEEILEERKRERELLEKYGLTAKEEPHAPEA; this comes from the coding sequence ATGAAATATGGTGACCTTGACCTCTGGACGCGCATGCGGGCCACGATGATGGCCCTGAGCGATCCGCGTAAGGCCGCCCGTTTCGTGAATGAGCGGATGCAGTTTCTCGCCTACAAGGCCGCTGACCGCAAAGGCGCGAACGCTCGCTGGCTGCCCGGCAACCGGAGCGAGGATGCCGAACTGCGGCGCGACGGCAGGCTGGTCACGGCCCGCGCCCGTGATTTGGTCCACTCCTCCCCTCATGTGTTCGGCGCCATCGAGCGCATTGCCGCGAACGTGGTGTTTTGCGGCATCCGTGCGCAGGCGGAAGCCAAGCGCGCCGACGGCTCACTCGACACAGAAATCAACCGCCGCGTGGAAAGCCAGTGGAAACGCTGGGCCGAGCACCCCCACGTGCGTTTTTACGAGTTGCAGGAACTTGCGGTGCGCCACTGCTGGACCGACGGCGGCCTGCTGGCACACTACTACGTGGACACCGACCTGCTGCGCGACGGCGTTGTGCCGCTCGGCATCGAGCTCATCGAGATGGACCAGATCGACACGTCGGTGCATGGCCCGCTTCCCGGTGGCACGGTCGCCCGCCGCGGCATCGAATACAATGCCAAGGGTCACCCCGTCGCCTACCATCTGCACACCGAACACCCCGGCGATGCCGAGGTGCTCTCCTTTTCCTCGTTCGGCTCCGTGCGCATCCCGGTGGAGAATCTCAACCATATTTTCCTGCGGCGTAGGATCTCCCAGAGCACCGGCGCAAGCTGGCTGGCCTCGGTTGTGCCCGACATGCGCGACCTGAACGAGTACCGGGACAGCGAACGGATCGCCGCGCGTCTGGTCTCGGCCTTCGGATTTTTCGTCAGCTCGCCCACGCCCGAGGCTCAGCCCGAAGACTTCATGTCCACGTGGCCTGAGGACACCGTGGAACCGGGTGACTTCATCGAGCCGGGCCGGGTGCAGTTTCTGCCCGACGGCGCGGAGATCAAGGGAACCGGTTTTGATCGTCCCGGAAACACCTATGAACCGTTCGTGCGGGACACGCTACGCGGCGCGTCCGTCGGCATGGGCATGAGCTATGAGGCCGCCAGCAACGACTACACCGGCGCATCGTACTCATCGGCCCGCAGCGCCTCGCTGGAAGAGCGCCGCGGCTACCGTAAGCAACAGCATTTCATCAACCGCCGGTTCAACACCCCCACGTGGAACTGGTGGATCAGCCTGCTCTCCATGTCCGGACTGGAACCGGATGCGCCCGCCAATGTGCCCGTGCGCTGGCAGAACCCGGGATGGCCGTGGGTGGACCCGCTCAAGGATTCCAAGAGCGCCGAGCTGGAACTCAAGCTCGGCATCACCTCCATGACCCGCATCGCCGCCGATCGTGGCCACGACCTCGAAGAGATTCTCGAAGAGCGCAAGCGGGAACGGGAGCTGCTCGAAAAATACGGCCTGACGGCCAAGGAGGAACCCCATGCCCCTGAAGCCTGA
- a CDS encoding DUF2190 family protein, whose protein sequence is MSQTYIRDGRTMPYENSTGSNIASGQAVLVGSRVGIAISDIPDGESGPLAMTGVHALPKVSADDAAQGGKAYMKTTGEITTTASGNTLVGFFFASAAPNETECLVAINAMNA, encoded by the coding sequence ATGTCCCAGACCTACATCCGCGACGGCAGGACCATGCCCTACGAAAACAGCACCGGATCGAACATCGCATCCGGTCAGGCCGTACTGGTGGGATCGCGTGTCGGCATCGCCATCAGCGATATCCCCGACGGCGAATCCGGCCCGCTTGCCATGACCGGTGTGCACGCACTGCCCAAGGTGTCGGCCGACGACGCCGCACAGGGGGGCAAGGCCTACATGAAGACCACCGGCGAAATCACCACCACCGCCAGCGGCAACACTCTGGTGGGCTTTTTCTTCGCCTCTGCCGCCCCCAATGAAACCGAGTGTCTCGTGGCTATCAACGCCATGAACGCATAG
- a CDS encoding DUF5675 family protein, with translation MIHCVILRDIRTGEATLGRLRFEGDTEDFCYTLEEPWKDNRTYISCIPAGRYRCRRRWSSRFGRELFEVSDVPGRTAILIHAGNTTDDIEGCVLLGESRDVGNRYFGKPAVLESRSAMGRFMERLDGVDAFDLTVEEV, from the coding sequence ATGATCCATTGCGTCATCCTTCGCGACATCCGCACCGGCGAGGCCACGCTGGGCCGCCTGCGCTTCGAGGGCGATACCGAAGATTTTTGCTACACGCTTGAGGAGCCTTGGAAGGACAATCGCACCTACATTTCCTGCATCCCGGCGGGGCGGTACCGCTGCCGCCGGCGTTGGTCCAGCCGCTTCGGCCGGGAGCTGTTCGAGGTCTCCGACGTGCCGGGCCGCACCGCGATTCTGATCCACGCGGGCAACACCACCGACGACATCGAGGGCTGCGTCCTGCTGGGCGAATCCCGCGACGTGGGCAACCGCTATTTCGGCAAGCCCGCGGTGCTTGAGAGCCGGTCCGCCATGGGCCGTTTCATGGAGCGCCTTGACGGCGTGGACGCCTTCGACCTGACCGTGGAGGAGGTGTAG
- a CDS encoding 3TM-type holin, which produces MALPLLPLLGLVPEVVGMFTDDEDVTKVAETASNVARTLTGADDESAVDALKADPSLLVEFQTRMRQFAMQEMREKTQRLQEINRTMRVEYESANTYKTGWRPAVGWVLAFSFLIIVLAVVVPWVWFTFEDPAQVSPMLESAARLIGALNNPIIAMAAVLGVLIKKRSDDKHAASTSRPSGTLAGLYQKYFGGQK; this is translated from the coding sequence GTGGCTCTGCCCCTGTTGCCCCTGCTGGGTCTGGTGCCCGAGGTGGTGGGCATGTTCACCGATGACGAGGACGTCACCAAGGTGGCCGAGACCGCCTCGAACGTGGCCCGCACCCTGACCGGAGCGGACGACGAATCCGCCGTGGACGCGCTCAAGGCCGACCCCTCGCTGCTCGTTGAGTTCCAGACCCGGATGCGTCAGTTCGCCATGCAGGAGATGCGAGAGAAAACGCAGCGCTTGCAGGAAATCAACAGGACCATGCGCGTGGAGTACGAGAGCGCCAACACCTACAAGACCGGCTGGCGGCCTGCCGTGGGCTGGGTGCTGGCATTTTCGTTCCTGATCATCGTGCTGGCGGTGGTGGTGCCGTGGGTCTGGTTCACCTTCGAGGATCCCGCGCAGGTCAGTCCCATGCTGGAGAGCGCCGCCCGGCTCATCGGCGCGTTGAACAATCCCATCATTGCCATGGCCGCAGTGCTCGGCGTGCTGATCAAAAAGCGCTCCGACGACAAGCACGCGGCGAGCACCTCCCGACCTTCCGGCACCTTGGCGGGACTCTACCAGAAATATTTCGGAGGCCAGAAATGA
- a CDS encoding phage tail protein, with protein sequence MSKQQRVRITGADELLRAVQGFEHGGPQVAARALNKTARGAGAHTRKLLRQLLKLPDKEISGKITIWKANPKSLYAAVIAREKRGVPLIKYPVRPRTPNPKRPPSRGVSVQVKRFGGQKTIPGAFVARMKSGHVGVFKRTGQWSEKQKGYYVGEYREDIRQLYGPSFVQYLNRGRLRRKLDKYIQRRLETTLRHEINWQIQKQFNQIKGAR encoded by the coding sequence ATGAGCAAGCAACAGCGAGTGAGGATTACGGGAGCCGACGAGCTGCTTCGTGCGGTGCAGGGCTTTGAGCATGGCGGGCCGCAGGTGGCGGCGCGGGCCCTGAACAAAACGGCAAGGGGTGCCGGAGCTCACACCCGTAAGCTTCTTCGTCAGTTGCTCAAGCTCCCTGACAAGGAAATATCGGGCAAGATCACTATTTGGAAGGCCAATCCCAAGTCGTTGTACGCGGCAGTCATCGCGCGGGAAAAGCGCGGCGTGCCGCTTATTAAGTATCCCGTGCGTCCTCGCACGCCGAATCCCAAGCGCCCGCCGTCAAGAGGGGTTTCCGTGCAGGTCAAACGCTTTGGCGGTCAGAAAACCATCCCCGGCGCGTTTGTCGCCAGAATGAAATCGGGACATGTCGGCGTCTTCAAACGAACGGGCCAGTGGAGCGAAAAACAAAAAGGGTACTACGTGGGTGAGTATCGCGAAGATATTAGACAACTCTACGGACCCAGCTTCGTGCAGTATCTGAATCGCGGTCGCCTGCGGCGGAAGTTGGATAAATATATTCAGCGCCGTCTTGAGACAACCCTCCGGCACGAGATCAACTGGCAGATTCAGAAACAATTCAATCAGATCAAGGGGGCGCGATGA